TTTTGTTACAGCCCGTTTTGTTACAAGCTTTCTGGTCTTCTCTGGTTGGCTAGCTGCTTTCGCTGTTGAAGTGGTGGCAAGGTTGATCCGTGGGCAAATCCGTACTTTTGCAGTATCCCACCCCAACCTGTTTTGTATGTCTGTCTCTACTGCCATGCCTACTACTTCCGTTTTGTCGGAGCGCATCAGTGCTCTGCAGGAGTCTCAAACCATTGCCATGGCCAAAAAAGCCCGGGAGCTGATGGCTCAGGGCATCGACGTGATTAATCTGAGCTTCGGTGAGCCGGATTTTGCCACGCCGGAATACATTCGTGAAGCCGCCAAAAAGGCCATGGACGAGGGCTACACCAAGTACATGCCCGTGCCCGGCTACGTGGACCTGCGCACGGCGATTGCCGACAAGCTCAAGCGCGAAAACAATCTTGATTATCAGTGCGAGAACATCGTGGTGAGCACCGGGGCCAAGCAGGCCCTGGCCAACGCAGTGCTGAGCCTGGTGGACCCCGGCGACGAGGTCATCGTGTTTGCGCCCTATTGGGTCAGCTACGAGGAGATGGTGCGCCTGGCCGAAGGCGTGAGCGTGACATTGCTGGGCACCCTCGAGAACGATTATAAAGTGACGGCCGAGCAGCTGGAAGCGGCCATTACGCCCCGCACCAAGCTCATCATGTACTCTTCGCCCTGCAACCCCACGGGGGCGGTGTTTTCGCGGGAGGAGCTGGGCCGCATTGCTGAAGTCGTGGCCCGCTACCCCCGCATCCACGTCATTGCCGACGAGATTTACGAGTACATCAACTTCGTGGGTGAGCATGCCAGCCTGGCTCAGTTCGACGAAGTAAAGGAGCGGGTTATCACCGTTAACGGCTTTTCGAAGGGCTACGCCATGACGGGCTGGCGCGTGGGCTACCTGGCCGCCACCAAGGCCATTGCCGCCGCCTGCGAGAAAATGCAAAGCCAGATTACTTCCGGCACCTGCTCGGTAGCTCAGCGCGCAGCCCTGGCAGCGTTGGAAGGGGGCCGGACCTCGGCCGATGAAATGGTGGCCGCCTACCGCCGCCGCCGCGACTTGGTGCTAGCGCAGGTCAAGGAAATTTCGGGCTTCAAGACACCCACGCCCAGCGGTGCTTTCTACATCTTCCCCGACGTCAGCGCCTACTTCGGCCGTACTGCCCCGGATGGCACCGTTATCAACACCGCCACCGACCTGGCCCTCTACATGCTTAACGAGGCCCACGTAGCGGCCGTCACCGGCGAGGCCTTCGGGGCGCCCAACTGCATCCGCTTCAGCACCGCCGCCGCCGATGAAAAGCTACAGGAAGCCTTCCGCCGTATTAAAGTAAGCCTAGACAAGCTGGTGTAAAAAACTGTCCTTGCGAGCAGGCACGACATTCCGCGCATCAAGCGGCAGCAATCCGTTTCCTGCTGGTGATAAACTTCCTTCTATCAGAAAGCCCTTTCTTACTCGCGTGGAAAGGGCTTTTTGCATGGGTACAAAATCATTAGTGGATCCGGAAGGCCCTTCGTTAAGGTCAGGATGACAGCCGAAAAAACACCAGGCAACCTCCCAACTACCTATTCCGCTGCGCCTGTTTACCTTTGCGGCTTCCCTTTGAATTGCTCTAATGTCGACTGCCGCTTCGCTTGCCACTCTGCCCGCCGTATTTGCTGCCTTCAACCACCTGACCGTACTCATCGTGGGCGACGTGATGATGGACGCCTACGTTTGGGGCAAGGCCAGCCGTTTGTCGCCCGAGGCACCGGTGCCGGTGGTGAATGTGAGTCGCACCGAGCAGCGCCTGGGCGGGGCCGCCAACGTGGCCCTGAATGTGCAGGCCCTGGGTGCTACCCCGCTGCTGTGCGCCGTCATTGGCGAAGACACCGGCGGTGACCAGCTGCTGGAGCTGCTGCGCGACAAGGACCTCTCGGCCGAGGGCATCGTGCGCAGCCCCGACCGGCCTACGACCGTCAAGCAGCGCATCCTGGCTGCCGGGCAGCACCTGCTGCGCATCGATTCGGAAGTGGAAACCGACCTGAATAACCGCGAGGCTGCCGCCCTGCAGACCCGCTACGAAGCCCTGATTGACCGCGCCGACGTGGTAATTTTTGAAGATTACGACAAGGGCGTGCTCAACTCTGGCAGCATTGCCCACTTCATTTCCCTGGCCCGGCAAAAAGGCATTCCCACCGTCGTCGACCCCAAGAAGAAGAACTTCCTGGCCTACCAGCACTGCACCCTGTTTAAGCCCAACCTCAAAGAGTTGCGCGAGGGCCTGAAGCTCGAGTTTGGCGACACCGACGCCGACCGGCCCCAGTTCGAAGCCGCCGTGGAGCGCCTGCGCGAGCTGCTACAGCCCGAAATCGTGCTCGTCACTCTCTCGGAGCGGGGCGTGTTCAGCGAGTCGCAGCAGAGTGGCCGCAGCTACATCCCGGCCCACCTGCGCATGATTTCCGACGTATCCGGCGCCGGCGACACGGTTATCAGCATTGCTGCCCTCTGCGTGGCCCTGGGCCTGGAGCCGCCGGTCATTGCCGCTCTGGCCAACCTCGGCGGCGGCCTGGTCTGCGAGCAGGTAGGCGTCGTGCCGATCGAGAAGCAGCGGCTGCTGGAAGAGGCGCAGGCAGCTCAGGTGCTGGTGAGCTAATATCCTCTTGTCCTTACGAGGAAGAAGGGCATTCCGCGTATCAAGCGGCGGCCATCCGTCCTCGGCGCAGGTAGTCCCGCCTTTTTAGCAGAAAGCCTTTCCTTACGAATGTAGTTTTTGCGTTTGCTCGTGGGCGCCATAGCAACGATTGTTGTTCAACGACGGAGACGCGAGTAAGCGTTTCTTCATCCACGCAAAAGCCCTTTCCCGTCGCAACGAGAAAGGGCTTTCTGGAAAAAGGGCAGGGCTACCTTCGCAGAGGACGGATGGCTTCGCGCTGTTCGCAAGGACACGTTATTTTCTAAATAGCGCCTTCGCGGGCCAGGGTGCTGAATTCCTTCACGGTATTGATGAAGACACGCACGTTGTCGGGGTCAGTGTCGGGGTAAACGCCGTGGCCCAGGTTGGCAATGTGGCGCTGGGGACCGAAGCGGCGTAGCATCTCGATGGTGGCCGTCTGAACCTGCTCCCGCGAACCGTAAAGGGCGCAGGGGTCGAGGTTGCCCTGCAGGGTTTTGGCGTCGCCGATGGCGGCCCGCACCAGGCGCGGGTCCTCGTTCCAATCGAGGCCGATGGTGCGGCAGTTGAAGTGGGCGAAGTCGGATACGGCAAACCAGGCACCTTTGGCAAACACCGTCACGGGCACGTCGGCGGGCATGGCGTCGCAGATGGCGGCAATGTAACGGGCCGAAAACTGCTGGTAGTGGTCGGGGGGCAGAATGCCAGCCCAGGAGTCGAACACCTGGATGAGGTTGGCGCCGGCCTCTACCTGGGCCCGCAGGTAGCTGATGGTGGTGCGGGTGATTTTGTCGAGCAGCTCGTGGGCCAGCTCGGGGTTGGTGTAGAGCATGCGCCGGGCCTTGCTGAAGGTCTTGGAGCCGTGGCCTTCTACCATGTAGGCCAGAATCGTCCAGGGCGCGCCGGCAAAGCCGATGAGCGGCACCCGGCCGCCCAAAGCCCGCTTGGTCACACGGATGGCTTCAAGCACGTAGCCCAGGTGCTCTTCGGGGTCGGCGACGCGCATGCGGGCTACGTCCTGGGCTGTTTTGATGGTTTCGGGAAACAGCGGCCCGCGGGCTTCCACCATTTCGTAGGTCAGGCCCATGGCCTCGGGCACCACCAGGATGTCGGAGAAGATGATGGCCGCGTCCACGTCGAGGGCATCCACGGGCTGAATCGTTACTTCCGC
Above is a genomic segment from Hymenobacter cellulosivorans containing:
- a CDS encoding pyridoxal phosphate-dependent aminotransferase, whose protein sequence is MSVSTAMPTTSVLSERISALQESQTIAMAKKARELMAQGIDVINLSFGEPDFATPEYIREAAKKAMDEGYTKYMPVPGYVDLRTAIADKLKRENNLDYQCENIVVSTGAKQALANAVLSLVDPGDEVIVFAPYWVSYEEMVRLAEGVSVTLLGTLENDYKVTAEQLEAAITPRTKLIMYSSPCNPTGAVFSREELGRIAEVVARYPRIHVIADEIYEYINFVGEHASLAQFDEVKERVITVNGFSKGYAMTGWRVGYLAATKAIAAACEKMQSQITSGTCSVAQRAALAALEGGRTSADEMVAAYRRRRDLVLAQVKEISGFKTPTPSGAFYIFPDVSAYFGRTAPDGTVINTATDLALYMLNEAHVAAVTGEAFGAPNCIRFSTAAADEKLQEAFRRIKVSLDKLV
- a CDS encoding bifunctional heptose 7-phosphate kinase/heptose 1-phosphate adenyltransferase, which produces MSTAASLATLPAVFAAFNHLTVLIVGDVMMDAYVWGKASRLSPEAPVPVVNVSRTEQRLGGAANVALNVQALGATPLLCAVIGEDTGGDQLLELLRDKDLSAEGIVRSPDRPTTVKQRILAAGQHLLRIDSEVETDLNNREAAALQTRYEALIDRADVVIFEDYDKGVLNSGSIAHFISLARQKGIPTVVDPKKKNFLAYQHCTLFKPNLKELREGLKLEFGDTDADRPQFEAAVERLRELLQPEIVLVTLSERGVFSESQQSGRSYIPAHLRMISDVSGAGDTVISIAALCVALGLEPPVIAALANLGGGLVCEQVGVVPIEKQRLLEEAQAAQVLVS
- the hemE gene encoding uroporphyrinogen decarboxylase, whose protein sequence is MLKNDLLLRAARGEETERTPVWLMRQAGRILPEYRALRGRLSGFKELVETPELAAEVTIQPVDALDVDAAIIFSDILVVPEAMGLTYEMVEARGPLFPETIKTAQDVARMRVADPEEHLGYVLEAIRVTKRALGGRVPLIGFAGAPWTILAYMVEGHGSKTFSKARRMLYTNPELAHELLDKITRTTISYLRAQVEAGANLIQVFDSWAGILPPDHYQQFSARYIAAICDAMPADVPVTVFAKGAWFAVSDFAHFNCRTIGLDWNEDPRLVRAAIGDAKTLQGNLDPCALYGSREQVQTATIEMLRRFGPQRHIANLGHGVYPDTDPDNVRVFINTVKEFSTLAREGAI